The window taacTTTTCTTTGTGGAAATCCAGAAAATATTTAGAATGCGCGAACGCGAAAAAAGAGCACTGTGGGAGGAAATGGTATACCAATGTGGTGGAATCTTCTCGGATGAGGAATTGTTTAAGTTTCATAAGAGGTTCTTAAGGAGTTGGGACACTTGTGAATCCGTAGTAATGGTGAAAAAGGTAAGAGAAGAAACTCCAGAGCGTGCATCAATGagtaatttatttattgatctTAGGAAGATTTAATGGAACCACTACGAAAGCGTCTAGTGGCGGCGCCAGCAtcggaaaaaaataaatcgaGATCTGCGTTGACTGGAACTAAGCGTCGTTTTAGCCATCATCAGGAACACTCCGATGATTCTGAAGAATCACTACCTTTGGCTGTTTGGAAAAAACGTGCAAACAATAAAGAACAAAGGCCAACAGAATCTCACGTTGCTCATGTGCCCAAAGCTAAACGGAGCCTTGGTCGTCCCTCAGAAAGTGCCAGGCTTCCGGAGCCGCAAAATGGTGACATGTCAGAAGCAGCTAAAACGATTGCCAAATTTACTAAGAGTCAGGAAAGGTTCCGTGCGAGTGTGCCAGTCGACGAGGAATTGGAGCGGTTCAGAAAGGCAAATTTGGATGCGTTGGTGGCAGAGAAGAGAATAGAGCAAAATGCGGAGATGAAAGCACAGCGCTTAGCAGTGGCGCAACGGAAATCAAAGAACTCTGCCGTAAAAGTTGTAAGCTCAATTTTGGAATTAATGTCACTTAACCAGTTTCTTTTGTTGCCACAGATCGATGAAGTGCAAGCAGCGCATATTGCACCGGGGGTAATTGATTTGTCACCACCTAAAGAATTGCCGAAGAAGGATACCCGTAAGATGCCAGGTGACAGCAAAAAGATTGCTGAGAGGATCAGACCAATTACCCAAGTACGCCCACCGGGGGTAATTAATTTGTCACCAGCTACAGAAATGCCAAAGAAGGATACCCGTAAAATGTCAGGCGACAGCAAAAAGATTGCTGAGAGGAATGGACCAATTATCCATTTGAATGATTCGGTGCAACAAAAAGTGGGCGCACCTTTGATGTTAACTTCCATACGCTTTGATCATACCTATAATCTGGCTCCAACTACAGACGACAAGAATTTGCAAACGAAACAACAGAAATATAATGATACGGCAGGTGTAACCAATGATATTGAAGTTGAAGAGCTTTTAATAGACGATGCTTTGGAAATGACTACTCCAATTACGGAAGTTAATATGGATTTATGTGAAATCTTGGAAAATGATTTGGTGagtgaaattgaaatattcaCGAATGGGGATAACGCTCAACTCGATATGCATGTGGATAATGGAATAGAGCTCTGGTTACGGGATATCGATACCGAAATGCCAGATAAATTGGATTatgaattaaatgaaaaacaagACAAAAACATTCCAAATTGCATAGATGCAATTAATTCATTAACTGACGATATGCCGCCATTAGTGTTCGAATCAAGCGGAAATAACGACACATTAAATGAATTGGGACATTATGATGAACAGCAAAATGAGCCGCCAAATTTTGagaacattttaattaatcaGTTATCTAATAATAGTACATTATTGGAACTAAAAGCAGAATCAGACATACATAATCATAATAAGGAGGAATTCCTATTGGAGGATCAGTTGGCAACGTCGTTGAAATCAAAGGAAACTACAGTAAACAAGACTCCATTGGAGCTGGAAGCCTCTGAAAACAATGATCTAAGCTATGATTACGAAGATGATGATGTGCTGTCAGTGGCTGCCTCCTGTTATGACTTAGAAGATTTGATAAATGATGAACCAGCAGTAAAAAAAGTGTGCCAGCAGCAGGAtgaaaagaaggaaaaaataGATCTACAGAAACTAAAAGAGCAGCCAAAGGTTATGCAATCCCTATATAAGGCGTCCGAGATTAAACCTAAACCTAAACCTAAACCAGTTGCAGTTGCGAAAAATCTGGAACCACTTGCAGAAGCTGCAAAACCGGAACCAATTGAAAATCCACAAGATGAAGTTAATATAAAACGTGCCCAGGCCTTGGCTGCCCGTCGTCCATCCGTTAATTGTCCTGTATTTGCTCCACCCTATCGGCTGCCACAAGTGCCAAATACTAATGATAATATAGCGTGTGTATCCACTGACAATTACAATGCCACGAATCTTGGAATATTCGGCATCAAGTGTTGGCCAAATTTGGACCTTGATTGCCAGAAAGTGGATTGTCATCATGAAGCTCCAAACATTCCCGAAGTCGTCAGACGTCTAATGCGTCTCGATGAGAGCGAGTTGATCACCAGCTACGAGGCAATCAGAGAAAGCAGCGTTCTTTTTCAACAATACATAACGCACTTTGCCGATATATTTGCCAACCGTCGCATGTTTAGATGCTTACTTCAAACGATTGTAGATTGTCGTCTGTATAAAGAATTCATCGCCCCTTGTTTGCTCCACCTTTATACGGCTTTTAAGCAATTTGGAAAGGAAGCCGAGGGTCTGAAATGCATTATGCAACATCTTTGGTTGCCGAGCAAGGCAATTAAGTTTAAAGAATTGACCgaagccattttgaatattttgtcGTCGGCCAATTGGTCAGATTATGCGACAGAATTAACGGATTTGTTTAAGACCCATCACTTTCCCATGCCAAATGATTTTATGACAGCTATTGTAAAATCGGCCTTGATGAAGAGAGAATTATTGCAGTTGGCTTTACAGTTGGTGCTGTTACGACGCGTCGATGGAGTCCATGACAAGGCCCTTATTGAAACGCTAAAAATGATAGCTAACAGCGATGGCACTTCGCAACTAGAATCTACGACTATCACAGCAACGTCTGAGACATTGCAGCAGCAACCTAATAGTAGTGAATGCCAAAATGGTTCGACTAATGATGAATGTGTTAGCAAGAATCGAGCTAGAATATTATCCGTCGACTACCTGCATACCGCAGCGAATGGAGTCTCCACTTGGCACCCCTTAGATAATTACAAACCCAAATAAGAGCAATTATCATTAATGATAACAATATGATAAACGAATTATAACATAAATTCATTTAAGGCTCTTTAATTTACTGATTATTTTCGTACACATTTTCAAATGttctattaaattttcaagaaGAAATGAATTCTGTAATCCTTATTAACTGTTTGACTCACTTTAGCGTTATTATTAAGTAATTAATTAagtaattaatattaattaatatgATAAACgaattttaacataaattcATTTAAGGCTCTTTAATTTACTGATTATTTTCGTACACATTTTCAAATGttctattaaattttcaagaaGAAATGAATTCTGTAATCCTTATTAACTGTTTGACTCACTTTAGCGTTATTATTAAGTAATTAATTAagtaattaatattaattaatatgATAAACgaattttaacataaattcATTTAAGGCTCTTTAATTTACTGATTATTTTCCTTCACATTTTCAAATGTTCTATTAAAATTTCAAGAAGAAATGAATTCTGTAATCCTTATTAACTGTTTGACTCAGTTTAGCGTTATTATTAagtaattaatattaattaatatgATAAACgaattttaacataaattcATTTAAGGCTCTTTAATTTACTGATTATTTTCGTACACATTTTCAAATGttctattaaattttcaagaaGAAATGAATTCTGTAATCCTTATTAACTGTTTGACTCAGTTTAGCGTTATTATTAagtaattaatattaattaatatgATAAACgaattttaacataaattcATTTAAGGCTCTTTAATTTACTGATTATTTTCGTACACATTTTCAAATGttctattaaattttcaagaaGAAATGAATTCTGTAATCCTTATTAACTGTTTGACTCAGTTTAGCGTTATTATTAagtaattaatattaattaatatgATAAACgaattttaacataaattcATTTAAGGCTCTTTAATTCACTGATTATTTTCGTacacattttcaaatattctattaaattttcaagaaGAAATGAATTCTGTAATCCTTATTAACTGTTTGACTCACTTTAGCGTTATTATTAAGTAATTAATTAAGtaattaacattaattaaTATGATAAACgaattttaacataaattcATTTAAGGCTCTTTAATTTACTGATTATTTTCGTACACATTTGTAAATGttctattaaattttcaagaaGAAATGAATTCTGTAATCCTTATTAACTGTTTGACTCACTTTAGCGTTATTATTAAGTAATTAATTAagtaattaatattaattaatatgATAAACgaattttaacataaattcATTTAAGGCTCTTTAATTCACTGATTATTTTCGTacacattttcaaatattctattaaattttcaagaaGAAATGAATTCTGTAATCCTTATTAACTGTTTGACTCACTTTAGCGTTATTATTAAGTAATTAATTAAGTAATTAATTAAGtaattaacattaattaaTATGATAAACgaattttaacataaattcATTTAAGGCTCTTTAATTTACTGATTATTTTCATACACATTTGTAAATGttctattaaattttcaagaaGAAATGAATTCTGTAATCCTTATTAACTGTTTGACTCACTTTAGCGTTATTATTAAGTAATTAGTCATTGCTGACGAATCTGTACGATACAAAAGATGTCACATTCTGTTCGAATCATCGTTGAAACGATGTACTTGTAATAATCAGATTAAATAAATgcgaaattaaaagaaaaattacaatttatttaaagtctCGAATAAATAATACAGTGTGCCattgttttattgaaaaattttggaaaaggtatttggttttttttttttcagagaACAATGTATCCCAGGCATAGGcataaatctagcagtgtatcAGTGCAATCAGCGTTAAGTTCCAGTAGTTCCGTTCCCACTATCGCTTCACTCGAAtctaaaaagaaattaaaaaaatatcttAAGCTAATTGAATTATATAAGGATCATGAGTGCTTGTGGAATGAATGTGACAAAGATTTCTTTAATTTCGAATTGAAAGAGGAAATTTGGGAGTTTATTGCACGGAAAATGAAACGCGATTCTGATCCTAATGAATGGAAATATTTAATACATAAATTACGATATAATGTTCAACGGGAAAGAATACACGAACAAGAGGCTCGATTCAATAATACTGTGAATACGCTAAGACCCAAACTTTCTTATTCGGACAAATTCC is drawn from Drosophila willistoni isolate 14030-0811.24 chromosome 2R unlocalized genomic scaffold, UCI_dwil_1.1 Seg167, whole genome shotgun sequence and contains these coding sequences:
- the LOC111518349 gene encoding enolase-phosphatase E1 isoform X1, which produces MREREKRALWEEMVYQCGGIFSDEELFKFHKRFLRSWDTCESVVMVKKEDLMEPLRKRLVAAPASEKNKSRSALTGTKRRFSHHQEHSDDSEESLPLAVWKKRANNKEQRPTESHVAHVPKAKRSLGRPSESARLPEPQNGDMSEAAKTIAKFTKSQERFRASVPVDEELERFRKANLDALVAEKRIEQNAEMKAQRLAVAQRKSKNSAVKVIDEVQAAHIAPGVIDLSPPKELPKKDTRKMPGDSKKIAERIRPITQVRPPGVINLSPATEMPKKDTRKMSGDSKKIAERNGPIIHLNDSVQQKVGAPLMLTSIRFDHTYNLAPTTDDKNLQTKQQKYNDTAGVTNDIEVEELLIDDALEMTTPITEVNMDLCEILENDLVSEIEIFTNGDNAQLDMHVDNGIELWLRDIDTEMPDKLDYELNEKQDKNIPNCIDAINSLTDDMPPLVFESSGNNDTLNELGHYDEQQNEPPNFENILINQLSNNSTLLELKAESDIHNHNKEEFLLEDQLATSLKSKETTVNKTPLELEASENNDLSYDYEDDDVLSVAASCYDLEDLINDEPAVKKVCQQQDEKKEKIDLQKLKEQPKVMQSLYKASEIKPKPKPKPVAVAKNLEPLAEAAKPEPIENPQDEVNIKRAQALAARRPSVNCPVFAPPYRLPQVPNTNDNIACVSTDNYNATNLGIFGIKCWPNLDLDCQKVDCHHEAPNIPEVVRRLMRLDESELITSYEAIRESSVLFQQYITHFADIFANRRMFRCLLQTIVDCRLYKEFIAPCLLHLYTAFKQFGKEAEGLKCIMQHLWLPSKAIKFKELTEAILNILSSANWSDYATELTDLFKTHHFPMPNDFMTAIVKSALMKRELLQLALQLVLLRRVDGVHDKALIETLKMIANSDGTSQLESTTITATSETLQQQPNSSECQNGSTNDECVSKNRARILSVDYLHTAANGVSTWHPLDNYKPK
- the LOC111518349 gene encoding enolase-phosphatase E1 isoform X3, which produces MREREKRALWEEMVYQCGGIFSDEELFKFHKRFLRSWDTCESVVMVKKEDLMEPLRKRLVAAPASEKNKSRSALTGTKRRFSHHQEHSDDSEESLPLAVWKKRANNKEQRPTESHVAHVPKAKRSLGRPSESARLPEPQNGDMSEAAKTIAKFTKSQERFRASVPVDEELERFRKANLDALVAEKRIEQNAEMKAQRLAVAQRKSKNSAIDEVQAAHIAPGVIDLSPPKELPKKDTRKMPGDSKKIAERIRPITQVRPPGVINLSPATEMPKKDTRKMSGDSKKIAERNGPIIHLNDSVQQKVGAPLMLTSIRFDHTYNLAPTTDDKNLQTKQQKYNDTAGVTNDIEVEELLIDDALEMTTPITEVNMDLCEILENDLVSEIEIFTNGDNAQLDMHVDNGIELWLRDIDTEMPDKLDYELNEKQDKNIPNCIDAINSLTDDMPPLVFESSGNNDTLNELGHYDEQQNEPPNFENILINQLSNNSTLLELKAESDIHNHNKEEFLLEDQLATSLKSKETTVNKTPLELEASENNDLSYDYEDDDVLSVAASCYDLEDLINDEPAVKKVCQQQDEKKEKIDLQKLKEQPKVMQSLYKASEIKPKPKPKPVAVAKNLEPLAEAAKPEPIENPQDEVNIKRAQALAARRPSVNCPVFAPPYRLPQVPNTNDNIACVSTDNYNATNLGIFGIKCWPNLDLDCQKVDCHHEAPNIPEVVRRLMRLDESELITSYEAIRESSVLFQQYITHFADIFANRRMFRCLLQTIVDCRLYKEFIAPCLLHLYTAFKQFGKEAEGLKCIMQHLWLPSKAIKFKELTEAILNILSSANWSDYATELTDLFKTHHFPMPNDFMTAIVKSALMKRELLQLALQLVLLRRVDGVHDKALIETLKMIANSDGTSQLESTTITATSETLQQQPNSSECQNGSTNDECVSKNRARILSVDYLHTAANGVSTWHPLDNYKPK
- the LOC111518349 gene encoding enolase-phosphatase E1 isoform X2, with protein sequence MREREKRALWEEMVYQCGGIFSDEELFKFHKRFLRSWDTCESVVMVKKEDLMEPLRKRLVAAPASEKNKSRSALTGTKRRFSHHQEHSDDSEESLPLAVWKKRANNKEQRPTESHVAHVPKAKRSLGRPSESARLPEPQNGDMSEAAKTIAKFTKSQERFRASVPVDEELERFRKANLDALVAEKRIEQNAEMKAQRLAVAQRKSKNSAVKIDEVQAAHIAPGVIDLSPPKELPKKDTRKMPGDSKKIAERIRPITQVRPPGVINLSPATEMPKKDTRKMSGDSKKIAERNGPIIHLNDSVQQKVGAPLMLTSIRFDHTYNLAPTTDDKNLQTKQQKYNDTAGVTNDIEVEELLIDDALEMTTPITEVNMDLCEILENDLVSEIEIFTNGDNAQLDMHVDNGIELWLRDIDTEMPDKLDYELNEKQDKNIPNCIDAINSLTDDMPPLVFESSGNNDTLNELGHYDEQQNEPPNFENILINQLSNNSTLLELKAESDIHNHNKEEFLLEDQLATSLKSKETTVNKTPLELEASENNDLSYDYEDDDVLSVAASCYDLEDLINDEPAVKKVCQQQDEKKEKIDLQKLKEQPKVMQSLYKASEIKPKPKPKPVAVAKNLEPLAEAAKPEPIENPQDEVNIKRAQALAARRPSVNCPVFAPPYRLPQVPNTNDNIACVSTDNYNATNLGIFGIKCWPNLDLDCQKVDCHHEAPNIPEVVRRLMRLDESELITSYEAIRESSVLFQQYITHFADIFANRRMFRCLLQTIVDCRLYKEFIAPCLLHLYTAFKQFGKEAEGLKCIMQHLWLPSKAIKFKELTEAILNILSSANWSDYATELTDLFKTHHFPMPNDFMTAIVKSALMKRELLQLALQLVLLRRVDGVHDKALIETLKMIANSDGTSQLESTTITATSETLQQQPNSSECQNGSTNDECVSKNRARILSVDYLHTAANGVSTWHPLDNYKPK